Genomic window (Branchiostoma lanceolatum isolate klBraLanc5 chromosome 13, klBraLanc5.hap2, whole genome shotgun sequence):
TATATAATATGTAAATGGTGTTTTGACGTCAAACTCTGGCCCTGGCCACCCAAGATAATTACTTTTCATCcctgatgcagaaatgttcgcggggatttaattttgcggtagggagaaaatggagtgttcgcggtggttttgagttcacgttgaaacaatagtagcgatACAGTCATACATAGAACAACTTTtggcggtggctttaagttcgcggcaatgATTTCACCGCAAAAAGCGCAAACATAaagccatcgcaaacatttctgcatttacagtagtcattGGTTCATTTAGGCCATACAGAATTTCCCAAACAAGGGCAAAGTCGGGCTAGTAACTGTTCTTCTGAGAATTTAATAATGAttccaatgatgatgatgaccccTGCTGCTGTTCCAAAAAAGCAACCGGCAATAGCCCCTTGGGAGAAAGTCGGAGCAGAAGGTCCCTGTGCAATTATAACAGAAAGTACAGCAAATGTGGAGCCAGGAGCACTTGCTGCAATACAGGTGTACAAACCagcatctgctgcagtaacatctTTGACGATGATGGTTCCATTCACATCCACAGTCACTCTCCCACCTGACTCAACAGTTGCGTTCACTCCAGATGGGAGAATAACTGTGATGTCTGGTGTGGGGATTCCTGAGGCTTCACAGGCCAAATGAAGAGTCCCTCCCTGTACCAACGTTTTATCATCACCCCTCTCAAACCTCACAATGGTGGGGCCTTCGCAGGTCAAATGTGTCGGATTGACGTCTTTTAGTTTTTGTCCGAGAAAGCCGCTAGGCTCTTGACATGTGATTTGGTTTTCAAAATCGTGTGTCCCGGTCATCTTTTGCCTGAAGGGaaccatcctacagtcacaGTGCCAGGGATTGTTGTCAATGTTTACAGTGGAGATAGACGATAGTTTGTCATATGCAGACAAAGGAAGGGCCTGTATTTTGTTGCTCCGAAAGTATAGAGCAGAAAGGGATGAAATCTTTGACAGAGCTGCTaaaggaaatgttttgatgCAGTTGTCTGACAGTGACAGATACAGGTCAGAGAGAGTAGATATGCCAGTGAAAGTGTTAAGAGAAATGTGAGAGATGGCATTGTTATATAGCCTAAGATCACGAAGATTGGACAGCCCAAGAAATAGATAGTTAGGAAGCTCCTTAAGGTAGTTGCCATATAGATGAAGTGTGTTAAGGTTAGCCAACCCTCTGAAGGCAGCCATGGAAACAGTTGAAATTCTGTTTGTCTGAAGATGAAGAATGGACAGCTTAGGTTGGTTAGAAAATGCATGGTCAGGAATTTCTGTAATATTGTTGTTGCTCAAGTAGAGGTGAGTGAGTTCTAAAAACTGATACTGTCCAATTGGAATGCTTGATAGATGGTTGTTCTGTAGATCAAGGTGTTGTAAGTTTGCCAGGCCATTGAATGAACCAGGGCTGATAGTGTGTAGTTTGTTATGGTCCAGTCGTAGGTTCATGAGTCGCGGCAAATTTGAGAACGTACCAGGCTGAATGTCAGTTATTTGGTTTGAGGACAGGTCCAGTTGTTTGAGTCGGGGTAGGTTGACAAAAGTAGTAGTTGGAATGGC
Coding sequences:
- the LOC136447019 gene encoding leucine-rich repeat-containing protein 15-like; amino-acid sequence: MARKLQDLLIFLLIILKELHMPEAYCSCSSSSSCPCNNLGLTSIPQNLQTSITYLSLSNNQITTLSQSQFARYRSLTTLDLERNEISKINNRAFYVTSLTSLDLQWNRLENLRADMFEGLSILETLELNNNAIDSLEAETFQPTPQLQTLNLNGNNLTLVPSGVFDDLRQLQILDVHDNRIRIIPPNIFASLQQIVNLHLQGNEIIAIPTTTFVNLPRLKQLDLSSNQITDIQPGTFSNLPRLMNLRLDHNKLHTISPGSFNGLANLQHLDLQNNHLSSIPIGQYQFLELTHLYLSNNNITEIPDHAFSNQPKLSILHLQTNRISTVSMAAFRGLANLNTLHLYGNYLKELPNYLFLGLSNLRDLRLYNNAISHISLNTFTGISTLSDLYLSLSDNCIKTFPLAALSKISSLSALYFRSNKIQALPLSAYDKLSSISTVNIDNNPWHCDCRMVPFRQKMTGTHDFENQITCQEPSGFLGQKLKDVNPTHLTCEGPTIVRFERGDDKTLVQGGTLHLACEASGIPTPDITVILPSGVNATVESGGRVTVDVNGTIIVKDVTAADAGLYTCIAASAPGSTFAVLSVIIAQGPSAPTFSQGAIAGCFFGTAAGVIIIIGIIIKFSEEQLLARLCPCLGNSVWPK